GTTCATTTGGGCTGCCTCACCAGGCTGACGAAGATCTCCTCAAGGGAGGTCTGCTCGGTCTTGAGATCGCGGATGCGTATGCCCGCTGCGGCGATGTCGCTGAGCAGCGCCGTCATGCCGGACCGCTCGGCCCGCGTGTCATAGGAGAAGACGAGCTCACGCCCTTCGTCGCGCAACTCCAGCTGGTACTTCGCCAGCTGCTCCGGAATAGCCGGCAAGGCCTCGTGCAGTTCGAGCGTCAGGTGCTTCCGGCCGAACTGGCGCATCAGGGCCGACTTCTCCTCCACCAGCATCAGCTCGCCACGGCTGATGACGCCGACGCGGTCGGCCATCTCCTCGGCCTCCTCGATGTAATGGGTGGTGAGGATGATGGTGACGCCGGTGTTGCGCAGCGTCCTCACGAGGTTCCACATGTCGCGCCTGAGCTCGACGTCGACGCCGGCGGTCGGCTCGTCCAGGAAAAGCAGCTGCGGCTCGTGGGACAGGGCCTTGGCGATCATCAGGCGGCGCTTCATGCCGCCCGACAGCGTCATGATCTTGTTGTCCTTCTTGTCCCACAGAGAGAGGTCGCGAAGGACTTTTTCGACGAATTGCGGATTCCTCGGCTTGTTGAAGAGCCCACGGCTGTAGGTGACGGTCGCCCAGACTGTCTCGAAGGCGTCGGTGGTGAGTTCCTGAGGCACCAGCCCGATCATCGAGCGCGCCTCGCGATAGTTGCTGATGATGTCGTAACCGTCCACGGTCACGCTGCCCGAGGTCGGATTGACGATGCCGCAGACGATGCTGATCAGCGTCGTCTTGCCGGCGCCGTTGGGCCCGAGCAACGCCAGGATCTCGCCCTTGCGCACGTCCAGACTGACGCGGCTCAGGGCGCTGAAACCGTTGGCATAGGTTTTCGAAAGGTCGCGGATGGACAGAATCGGCTGCATGAAAAATGTTTTGGCGGGGAAACGATGACCATGCATATAGGCAAGATGCGGCGAACCGCAATGCGCCCGCCTGCCTTCCAAAAGATCGTCCTGACATTGTATGACAAGCGGGCAGATGGTGCGACGTTTTCGGGCGGCCGGACCAAGAGAGAGCCGCTGACAAGTCGCCGCCCGTGAGCCGGGTTCCGGCCCGCCGTTCAAAATTGTTGCCTTGACATTCCCTGCCGCGCGCCCGACTTCATACCGCTCGATATGGAGACCGCGCCGATGCCGGAAGCCCGACGAACCACGATCGACGCCAGCGAAGTAGAGCGTTTCTCGGCCCTCGCCGCCGAATGGTGGAACCCGAACGGCAAGTTCCGCCCGCTTCACAAGTTCAATCCGATTCGGCTCGCCTACATCCGCGACCAGATCGCGGAGCGCTTCGGGCGCGATCCCAGAGCAGCGCGGCCGCTGGAAGGACTGCGCATCCTGGACATCGGCTGCGGCGGCGGTCTGCTCTGCGAGCCGATGGCGCGGCTGGGCGCCGAGGTCGTTGGCGCCGACGCCTCGGAGACCAACATCGAGGTCGCCAAGCTCCACGCGGCCGAATCCCAGGTAAAGATCGACTACCGCGCCACGACCGCCGAGGCGCTCGCCGAAGCCGGCGAGCAGTTCGACGTGATCCTCAACATGGAGGTGGTCGAGCATGTGTCTGACGTCGACCTCTTCGTCGGCAAATGCAGCGAGATGGTGAAGCCCGGCGGCCTGATGTTCGTGGCGACCATCAACCGGACGCTGAAAGCGCTGGCGCTCGCCATCGTCGGCGCGGAATATGTGCTGCGCTGGCTTCCCCGCGGCACCCATCAGTTCGGCAAGCTGGTTCGGCCCGAAGAACTGGAGAAGGCGCTGGGCACAGCAAGTATGTCGGTCATCGACCGGACCGGCGTGATCTACAATCCGCTGGGCGACCGTTGGCAGAAGTCCAAGGACATGGACGTCAACTACATGGTGCTGGCGGAGAAAATCTCGGCCGCCTGACGCAAGCCCAGGCGCTGCCGCCGTCTCACGCCTTCACAGGCCGCCGATGGCTGCGAAGCGCGCTCCACGCTTCGATGCAGGATGTTTCGAGGCCAATCAGCCGGTGTGACTGCCATCCGAGCACGATTCCGGCGGCCTTGTGCCCGGCAACGCCCATCTTCGTGGTAGCAATCGAACCGACCAGCCGTTCGGCGACAGCGACGTCGTTGAAAACCCCGAGCTGCTCCTGCAGGTGAGAGAGGCTTTTGGCGAAGCGTTTGAGCCGCTTGCGCTGCTCGAACAGCGGCAGGAGGAAATCGGCGGCATAGCGCAGTTTCTTGACTGCAATGCGCAGCCGGTGCCGCTCTTCCGGCGAAAGGCGTTCAAACCGACGGCCGCGCCGAAGCACTTTCCGGTGGAGCCTGGACAAGGTGTCTGCCGCGAACGCCCGGGCAGGCGCATCCAGCAGCTCTCGCGCGACCTCCGAGCCGGCGTCGCGCCACCCCCGCCTTTCGATCCACAGACCGAGCGCGATCTGGAAACGCGCGTTTCGAGCGTCCGCGATGGACGCACGCACCTGCCGGTAGGCTATGGACCGCGCCCCGCTCGCGGCCTTTTCAAGCGCGTCGAAGCCGCCCAGGTGGCCACAATTCTCCCACACTGCGGGCAGGACCGTGCCCAGGAACACGTCCCAGTCCCGGGCGTCATTGAGGGCCGACATCAGCCATTTGGCATCGTCACCGAGTTCATCCAGTTGCGGCGAACTCCCCAGAGGCCGCAGCAGTGCAAACAGCGCCCTCAGCCGGCGCAGCGCTATCCTGTATTGATGAAGCCCTTCGGGATCACGTCCGTCCTCGGCAGCGGGCTGGTTCTCCAGCAAGAACCGCAACGAAGCGTGGCAAATCGTTGCGACGACGTCGTCGAGCGTCTCTTCGCCGTCAAACTCCAGCTTGGGCGCCTTGGAGACTGGCGGCGACGCGCCAGCGGCGAGATCGAATCCGCGCGCCGACTTGCTCCTGACGGTAGGGCGCAGAGGAAACTGCCGAACGAGCTTGTCCGCAAGTTCGAAAAGCGCCTGCACTTTCCCTTCGACAAGCTCGAGTTCCACTTCGCACAGCATCTCGGTGCGTTCTCCGGCAAGAATCGCGCCCTGGTCGACAGCCACTTCCACAACGGAGCCAGAGAGGTCGAGAACATGCACCTGACGCCGGACCTCGGTCCGGAAGACGGGAATCAAAGGATCGTCGCGCAATGCCGACCATGCCTCGCCCGACAGTATCCGGGGCAAGGCGGAACGTTCAGGCTCCGGAGACTGAACGCCCACTTCCCGTTCGCTTCGCTCGAGCGCCTTGCCGCTCTCGGCCCCATTGGTCTTGGCCGTCATCACGAAGCGGTCGCCGTCGGTGCGCACGCGCAGGACGGTGTTCGACTTGAGCAGATCGTGACCCGGCGTGTCGTAGTATATCGCCGTGAGGGTCAGATCCCTTGCCTCGTCTTGCCGTCCTTCCGCCAGCACAGGGGAGTTGGCCACCGCCTCGGCCCACTTCGGCTCGCAGGCAAGCTTGAGTTCGATTTCCCTGTCTTTGATTACCTTCTGCGGGGCGGCTGCCCGGAGAGCGCCACCACCCCTTACGCCGGCATTTTCGATGTCCAGTCGACGTTCTCCAAAACGAACGCTGTCAGACTCCTCACTCATCGACGCCGATCGTTTCGTTGGAAGGTTCCGCATGCTAGCATCGCGTGACGGGATCGAAAATCAGGAAATGATGGTGGAGGCAGCAATGCGCCTCATGCTGCTTCGGCACGCCAAGTCGAAACGCCCCGCCGGCGTCGAGGATCATGACCGTCCCCTCTCCCGCCGTGGGCGGCAAGCCAGCGAACAAATGGGCAAATACATGGCGGAGACCGGGCTGGTTCCCGATCAGGCCGTCGTATCCACCGCGCGCCGCACACAGGAAACCTGGCAGCTTGCGCGTCCGGCATTCGAGCATGAGATCGCCTGTCATTGGGAAGGTCGCCTGTACGACGCTTCGCCCGCGACGATTCTCGAGATCATC
This portion of the Mesorhizobium shangrilense genome encodes:
- a CDS encoding CYTH and CHAD domain-containing protein gives rise to the protein MRNLPTKRSASMSEESDSVRFGERRLDIENAGVRGGGALRAAAPQKVIKDREIELKLACEPKWAEAVANSPVLAEGRQDEARDLTLTAIYYDTPGHDLLKSNTVLRVRTDGDRFVMTAKTNGAESGKALERSEREVGVQSPEPERSALPRILSGEAWSALRDDPLIPVFRTEVRRQVHVLDLSGSVVEVAVDQGAILAGERTEMLCEVELELVEGKVQALFELADKLVRQFPLRPTVRSKSARGFDLAAGASPPVSKAPKLEFDGEETLDDVVATICHASLRFLLENQPAAEDGRDPEGLHQYRIALRRLRALFALLRPLGSSPQLDELGDDAKWLMSALNDARDWDVFLGTVLPAVWENCGHLGGFDALEKAASGARSIAYRQVRASIADARNARFQIALGLWIERRGWRDAGSEVARELLDAPARAFAADTLSRLHRKVLRRGRRFERLSPEERHRLRIAVKKLRYAADFLLPLFEQRKRLKRFAKSLSHLQEQLGVFNDVAVAERLVGSIATTKMGVAGHKAAGIVLGWQSHRLIGLETSCIEAWSALRSHRRPVKA
- the ubiG gene encoding bifunctional 2-polyprenyl-6-hydroxyphenol methylase/3-demethylubiquinol 3-O-methyltransferase UbiG, which produces MPEARRTTIDASEVERFSALAAEWWNPNGKFRPLHKFNPIRLAYIRDQIAERFGRDPRAARPLEGLRILDIGCGGGLLCEPMARLGAEVVGADASETNIEVAKLHAAESQVKIDYRATTAEALAEAGEQFDVILNMEVVEHVSDVDLFVGKCSEMVKPGGLMFVATINRTLKALALAIVGAEYVLRWLPRGTHQFGKLVRPEELEKALGTASMSVIDRTGVIYNPLGDRWQKSKDMDVNYMVLAEKISAA
- a CDS encoding SixA phosphatase family protein, giving the protein MLASRDGIENQEMMVEAAMRLMLLRHAKSKRPAGVEDHDRPLSRRGRQASEQMGKYMAETGLVPDQAVVSTARRTQETWQLARPAFEHEIACHWEGRLYDASPATILEIIRQTGEDIKSQALVGHNPGLQDLALSLIGKGDPDALARLRRKLPTAGLVVIDFKAGSWGELAERTGDLERFVAPSTIAP
- a CDS encoding ABC transporter ATP-binding protein; this translates as MQPILSIRDLSKTYANGFSALSRVSLDVRKGEILALLGPNGAGKTTLISIVCGIVNPTSGSVTVDGYDIISNYREARSMIGLVPQELTTDAFETVWATVTYSRGLFNKPRNPQFVEKVLRDLSLWDKKDNKIMTLSGGMKRRLMIAKALSHEPQLLFLDEPTAGVDVELRRDMWNLVRTLRNTGVTIILTTHYIEEAEEMADRVGVISRGELMLVEEKSALMRQFGRKHLTLELHEALPAIPEQLAKYQLELRDEGRELVFSYDTRAERSGMTALLSDIAAAGIRIRDLKTEQTSLEEIFVSLVRQPK